Part of the Henckelia pumila isolate YLH828 chromosome 2, ASM3356847v2, whole genome shotgun sequence genome is shown below.
GCAGTTTTGAAGCAGTAATATTGCATCAAATCTTGTAAGAAAGTTGATGAATTGAACGTGTTTTTCATTTCTTGAAAGACTTTGATTTGGTAGATTAAACTTCATATTCGGTGGTTGGAGGGTTCACTTGAAAAGACCGATTCTTGGCCTTTTGTGGGTTTCGAATTTCATaatttatagatatatatttccAAATTACACCAATCCAACCCCTTTTTGGTATTATAGTAGAATATCTTATATTCATATTTTACGCTTAATTAGCTTTATCTCCGATGATCTTGCTACTCGAATATTTTGACACTGAAACAGTCGTTTGATTTGTTTTGAGACCAAGAATTCTATGTTGAACAAATGGGAGTAATTGTAGCTTACAGAGACTCAACAATATCCTATGGAAACCGTGGTTTCGAATTGACAATCTAAATCTTTGTGGTTTTACACATAATGATGAAGTTAACTGTGCAGGAATTAAGAAAGAAACTGGCAAATGGACCAATTAAAGCACAAACGATAGCCACAGCTCCATCCATCAATCAGGCTTCAacagaagagaagaaaactcGAACCAAAGGCACCGTTATAGTCACCGGAGCATCCTCAGGACTAGGCCTTGCGGCTGCAAAGTCTCTGGCCGAAACAGGAAAATGGCATGTTATCATGGCCTGCAGGAATTTCCTCAAGGCCGAAAAAGCTGCGAAATCCATTGGCATCGCTAAGGAAGACTACACAGTCATGCATCTTGACCTTGCCTCTCTTGAAAGTGTCCGCCAGTTTGTTGATGCTTTTCGACTTTCAGGGAGGCCGCTTGATGTGCTGGTTTGCAATGCTGCGGTTTACTTTCCAACTGCTAATCAGCCGACGTTTACTGCTGAGGGGTTCGAGCTCAGTGTTGGCACAAATCATCTAGGCCATTTCCTTCTTTGTAGGTTGCTATTGGAAGATCTGAAAAAATCAGAATATCCGCAGAGGCGCCTCATCATCGTTGgttccatcacaggtagtgctCTGAGTTCCTCAATTTTTTGCTTGGTTGAAATCAAGACCGGAGGTGATTTATCTCAGTATGTGATTCATCATCATAATAGTGTTGCAATCCTCATCAACTGTTTGGCAAGCTGCAAGTGTTTTTTGTAGAATTCTCAAGAATGCCACTGTAACGAGTTTCATCCATTGCAGCATGAAACACTCGACTGATTTTCCTTTTTGTTCTCGATAGGTAACACGAACACCTTGGCCGGAAACGTGCCTCCAAAGGCCAACTTAGGGGATTTAAGGGGACTCAGAGGAGGTTTGAATGGACTAGGCAGCTCGTCCATGATCGATGGGGGCGAATTTGATGGTGCCAAAGCCTACAAAGACAGCAAAGTCTGCAACATGCTCACCATGCAAGAGTTTCACAGACGTTACCACGAGGAAACCGGCATTACCTTCGCATCGCTCTATCCCGGATGCATCGCTGAAACGGGACTATTCAGAGAACACATTCCACTTTTCAGGATTCTCTTCCCACCTTTCCAGAAGTATATCACCAAAGGCTATGTCTCCGAAGCAGAAGCTGGACAAAGACTTGCGCAGGTTAGTCAAAACACTAATCCAAGAAGCTGATTTTCGTTCTCCATCCGTAGTCCCCTCAAACCCACAaatataaatacttaaatatttttcttgAAATTCAGGTTGTTAGTGATCCAAACCTCTCAAAGTCGGGTGTATATTGGAGCTGGAATAACAACTCTTCATCTTTTGAGAATACGCTCTCAAAAGAAGCAAGCGATGCTGAGAAAGCCACTAAACTGTGGGAAGTCAGCGAAAAACTCGTCGGATTGGCTTGATGCAGTTTCGAAATCCTTCTGTATGGGAGAATAGTTATGTTACACAAGCATTTATAGAGATAGAAAGTTATGTTCTAAAGACAGGCTGTAAGAAGCGAAAATCCCATGTTGCAACTGCAATGTTTGTTGTCTTTGTAATTACTAAATAGAGACCTGGATTCATGTTTGAATTCTAAAGAATAGTACTATAGTAGTATATGTCAAAATTCGAGATGAAAGAAGAATGTCTCGAAACTTAAGTTGTGGCTCTTCGGAGTTAGCGACGGGTCCAGGAATTTAGTTTATGACAAAACTTCAAGCCATTCCAGATGGGGCGAAGGGGGTGTGACAACTTTTGACTTGATTCAATGGAAAATGCAATGTCTATTAACCAAAAAAACATTCAAATGATACGAAACAACTATACAATGTTCACTTGTTAAAAATTTAGTCTATTCTTCGTAATACAAATATATCGTATCAGTATTTCCACTAAATTTGAAATTAGATCAACCATATGATAAAAACAGCCAACTGTGCACTCGGAGCTCAAAATCATTAAGGCCAGACATAACCTGATTCGACCTAAGCTCATAGTATTATGAAATAAAGGGAATAAAGGGGTAAAACATAGGCTAGAAATGCTAGAAGAAAACTAGCCGGCGGCGAAGAcgataataattaaaaaaaaaacgatgACGAAGGATACTTGACATTCATTACCTCCAGAACGTGACTAAAATTTGGATGCAGGGTTGCTACAGTAATTACATGGGATGTTCAACTATATAAAGCACCGACCTAAAGTTTCTTTTTTGTCCTCCTTTTTCATCCATCCAAAGTATTATTTCCAGACACAGAGTGAGATAAGAGTAGTCACATCATAGTCGTCATTATCACCATTACATTATAAAATCAACCGCCACCTCCAGATCCATATTTCTTGCCCCAGACAAGCACCTGCAATTTGTCGTAGCCAGCTAGCACACCGGCACCAGCAACCGCCCTTAGGATGTTGGCTCCAGCACCTTTAAAGAGCGATTTGGTGCCTTCCTTCTTGACAATCTGGGAGAATGCATCCATTGAGCTCTTATATTTCACAGCCTCTCCCGAAGTCATCATCATCCTTCTACGCACTGTATCGATTGGGTATGAAGCCAGGCCAGCACCAATCGTGATACCCCACCCCAGCATGAAACTAGCCATAAAACTATCCTGCAATTACGGAAACAAAATAGTTATGTTAGTAGCCTCCACCTGGCAATTGCTTTCCAGTATTGACTTGTGTAGTGGCCCTCAAATTAGGAATATGGCATCAAACAAGGCTTCGTAAAGCTTGACCATATTAAGAGTTGTGCATATCCATCATACAAGATCATCCGGAAACTATATGGAAAGGTTAAAATATTCATGAGAATGCCTAAGCTTAGAAAAATAATCATTTTCACAGATTGTCGCTCACCAACCTTATATTTCACATAAAATTCCGTAGGCTACTAACCTGCAACGAACCAGTCAGAACAACAGGCTTCAGGGAATCATACATTCCAAAGTAAAGCCCTCGGTATACTATAATTCCAATGCAAGAGATGTTAAATCCTCGGTAAAGTCCCGCAACACCATCAGATTTTAGCGTTTTCTTGTAAACATCGACCAAGCCATTAAACTGCCTTTCACCACCCTTTTTCGCAGCCTTTGAATCATTTGCCAATCGTGTTCGGGCAAAATCAAGGGAGTAAACAAACAGAAGAGAAGAGGCACCAGCAGCACCACCAGATGCCAAGTTTCCTGCAAACCACTTCCAGTAGCCATCTTTGTCCTTCTTGAAGTTAAACAATCTCTTGAAGTAATCTTTGAAAGCAAAGTTCAGGGCCTAACTCCAAATTAAAACTAGAGGAATCAGAGAATGTTATGATCTCCCATTGTCATATTAAATGGATCGATGCCGAACTGAAAGACTCTACATTAGCTTTGAAGTACATACATTGATCCTTTTTTATTTGTAGATTACATGAATTAAAGGAACGTGCATATTCAAAACAGCACCTAGCTGCGGACAATTTGATATCTAAAATAATTTTCAGAAAGCTGCATAAACCAACTACTACATAAATGGTTAAATGCCATAATGCATTTAGATTTTTGTCACCAACTTTTCTATGTTAtacttttatattatataaaatcagAATAAACCTCCTGAATTTGGAGAACTTATTATCAAGAAGATATATTAACCTGGGTAGGAAAGTATCTGATAACATTTGCAGTGTTGCCTCTCCATAAAGAAATGACACCTTCATCTTTGATAGTTCTGGCAAAGCAGTCAGTGATTCCTTTGTATGGTTCAGACAGCCGACCAGCTCTAATCATCTCATCCTGGTTCTGAATCAAGAGCTTAACTCTCTCAATTGGAGCAGCAGCGGTTTTTGACACTGCAGCAGAAACACCTCCCATGAGGAAATCCACCATAAAACTGGAAAAACCTCTTTCTTTCTCAGCAGGAGCCTGGATAAGTAAAGGAGTCCGTGGCAAAACAATTTCCAGGTCAGTTCCTCGGTGTGATGGCATGGACAAACTTTGTAGGCCATAATTGACGGATCTGCCAGTCaatatgtgtaacttggcatcATTACATTGTATTTGAGGacaaactcgagagaaaaaatAAGATTGTCCATGTATCTTTTGAAGTACGGATGGATGCTTTGTGCCATCCACCATAATTGCAAATTAATGCTGTGCCCTGAAAAACAACAAAGCTAGACAGACTGAGAAAAAACCAATTCAACAAAAGAAGTTCACATGGCTTCACAGTTAATCTGAGAGATATATTATCATCAGAAACcacaataggcgtgtcttgaaTGTTGCAGAGAGTAAGAAAAGACACAACCCAAACTTTACTTCAGTAGTAAAAGATTTCAACATAGAATACCAAAAGGTTTCAACATAGAATACCAAAGTATACCACATGTCATCACAAGCACGTCCGTCTTGCCGATTATCTTTTAACCGTCTACAAATGTGCAGATGTAGAAACACAATATATAGAATCTCAGGCATGCACACCATTGAATGTAATTATATAGATCCGACTCTGATTTAGAAGTCAACCGAATAAACCCCattattttaaacaaattaacaaaaatagtAAACTATCCTTACAACCAGTGAAAAAACAACGAAGTACATAACACCCAATTAAGAAGCCACACTTTCAGATCCATCCCAAtgctatatttaaaaaaataataataataacaaacaTTTTTTCCTTACACAAGTGTTTCGGACGAAATCCAGCTATATGATGACATCAAAACCACTGTTCTCACAGCttattttcagtgcatgaaTGACAACCAACGACACCATAACAGAAACATTTCTTTTCACGTATTTACCAATCAAATATAATACACTTCTCCACGTTCACTATCACTGAGCAGAGGACAGTCAACAAACTTCGATCATgaactaaaaaataaatttcagaaCAAGGAACTCCGTTTCATCAGTAAAACCCATAACCGGATaaactttctattttctttCAAGATATAAGCTTATGAACTTTCAAGAacacaaaaatcagaaacccAAAAATAACACACAACGTATACTTCAGAAATTACAGATAAAATCGCACCATTACAATTCCAGTAAAAAAATTACAGTAATATATGGTGATTTAAGCTTTAATGTCGaacaaaaaaataagaaatgagAGTAAAATTACACCTGAACAACGATCAAGATAAGATCTAAACAAAACAACGAAATTCCGGTGAagaattcaaatttaaaataaaattttcaataccAGACAAAATTTACCGATTAAAAAACCCCAATGAAAGTTTTAATTCGCCTTGAATCCACCGTATGACAGAATGAGGATCTGAAACCGTTGAGATTTGACTCGGATATATCAGTCAAGATTCAGTGTTAGGGTTTTACTGTAGTTACTTTTTCCCCCCTTCAATTTTACAGAAATCACAGTAATGCCATCTCGTAATGGAATCTTATCCTATCCATTATCTAATCATGCtaattaaaacataattatTTACTAACCACGG
Proteins encoded:
- the LOC140885459 gene encoding protochlorophyllide reductase-like yields the protein MSLQAASLVSSTLSIPKENKASGLKETSLFGSSLPLTLKAECNSSLNKELRKKLANGPIKAQTIATAPSINQASTEEKKTRTKGTVIVTGASSGLGLAAAKSLAETGKWHVIMACRNFLKAEKAAKSIGIAKEDYTVMHLDLASLESVRQFVDAFRLSGRPLDVLVCNAAVYFPTANQPTFTAEGFELSVGTNHLGHFLLCRLLLEDLKKSEYPQRRLIIVGSITGNTNTLAGNVPPKANLGDLRGLRGGLNGLGSSSMIDGGEFDGAKAYKDSKVCNMLTMQEFHRRYHEETGITFASLYPGCIAETGLFREHIPLFRILFPPFQKYITKGYVSEAEAGQRLAQVVSDPNLSKSGVYWSWNNNSSSFENTLSKEASDAEKATKLWEVSEKLVGLA
- the LOC140885460 gene encoding ADP,ATP carrier protein 1, mitochondrial-like, yielding MVDGTKHPSVLQKIHGQSYFFSRVCPQIQCNDAKLHILTGRSVNYGLQSLSMPSHRGTDLEIVLPRTPLLIQAPAEKERGFSSFMVDFLMGGVSAAVSKTAAAPIERVKLLIQNQDEMIRAGRLSEPYKGITDCFARTIKDEGVISLWRGNTANVIRYFPTQALNFAFKDYFKRLFNFKKDKDGYWKWFAGNLASGGAAGASSLLFVYSLDFARTRLANDSKAAKKGGERQFNGLVDVYKKTLKSDGVAGLYRGFNISCIGIIVYRGLYFGMYDSLKPVVLTGSLQDSFMASFMLGWGITIGAGLASYPIDTVRRRMMMTSGEAVKYKSSMDAFSQIVKKEGTKSLFKGAGANILRAVAGAGVLAGYDKLQVLVWGKKYGSGGGG